One genomic window of Cannabis sativa cultivar Pink pepper isolate KNU-18-1 chromosome 2, ASM2916894v1, whole genome shotgun sequence includes the following:
- the LOC115719599 gene encoding probable pyridoxal 5'-phosphate synthase subunit PDX1, which produces MADTGVVTVYGNGAIYETAKKSPFSVKVGLAQMLRGGVIMDVVNAEQARIAEEAGACAVMALERVPADIRAQGGVARMSDPQLIKEIKQAVTIPVMAKARIGHFVEAQILEAIGVDYVDESEVLTLADEENHINKHNFRIPFVCGCRNLGEALRRIREGSAMIRTKGEAGTGNIIEAVRHVRSVMGDIRVLRNMDDDEVFSFAKKISAPYDLVMQTKQLGRLPVVHFAAGGVATPADAALMMQLGCDGVFVGSGVFKSGDPARRARAIVQAVTHYSDPDVLAEVSCGLGEAMVGINLNDEKVERYANRSE; this is translated from the coding sequence atgGCAGACACGGGGGTAGTCACCGTCTACGGAAATGGCGCCATTTACGAAACGGCAAAGAAATCGCCGTTTTCTGTGAAAGTCGGCCTTGCCCAGATGCTCCGTGGCGGAGTTATCATGGACGTGGTGAACGCCGAGCAGGCCCGCATCGCCGAGGAGGCTGGTGCGTGCGCCGTCATGGCCCTGGAGCGTGTTCCGGCTGACATTCGTGCCCAGGGAGGCGTCGCCCGAATGAGTGACCCACAGctcatcaaggaaatcaagCAGGCTGTGACCATTCCTGTCATGGCCAAGGCAAGAATCGGCCACTTTGTCGAGGCCCAAATCCTCGAGGCCATCGGAGTCGACTACGTCGACGAGAGCGAGGTCCTCACCCTCGCCGACGAGGAAAATCACATCAACAAGCACAACTTCAGGATCCCCTTCGTCTGCGGCTGCCGCAACCTCGGTGAGGCCCTCCGCCGTATCCGCGAGGGCTCTGCCATGATCCGCACCAAGGGTGAGGCCGGAACCGGGAACATCATCGAGGCCGTTAGGCACGTCAGGTCCGTCATGGGTGATATTAGGGTTTTGAGGAACATGGATGACGACGAGGTCTTCTCCTTCGCCAAAAAGATATCGGCCCCGTACGACCTAGTTATGCAGACCAAGCAGCTGGGCAGGCTGCCCGTGGTTCACTTCGCCGCTGGAGGCGTGGCCACACCGGCAGACGCCGCGCTCATGATGCAATTGGGCTGCGACGGTGTCTTCGTGGGTTCGGGGGTTTTCAAGAGTGGCGACCCTGCCCGCCGTGCCCGTGCCATTGTGCAGGCCGTGACCCACTACAGCGACCCGGATGTGCTGGCTGAGGTGAGCTGTGGGCTGGGCGAGGCTATGGTTGGGATTAATCTCAACGATGAGAAGGTCGAGAGGTACGCTAATCGTTCCGAGTAA